GGTTACCTGTTCCAGCGCGAACTCAATGAGGAACACCTCGAATCATTTAAATCAACACGAAGTGAATCGCACATTCGTAAATCTCGGAGAAGGACAATGACTAAAGCAACACTACAGCAGAATCGACGGGCTGGTTTTACGCTCGTTGAAGTTATGATCGTGGTCGTAATTCTTGGAATTCTGGCTGCAACCGTTTTACCACAGTTTATTTCAACTAACGATGATGCCAAAGAATCAGTACTCGTTCAGGACCTGCAGACTCTGCGAAGCCAGATTCAGGTTTATAAATTCCAGCATGATGGAAAATATCCTGCAGACGGTTCGACCGATACGGATGATTTCCGTGATTCATTGTTGCTTTCCAGCGATAAAGATGGAACCACCGGTGCCGTTGGAACGAAACCACTGGGTCCCTACCTGATTGGTAGTGTGCCTCCCAACCCATTCACTGGTGGTCGTGGCATCATGATTGTCACCGATGTTGCTGCTACAACTCCAGATGAATCCGCCAAAGATGGAACAGAAACTGTTGGCTGGATCTACAATCCTGCAACAGGTCTGATCAAAGGTAACAACTCAGGCAACGCCGCTGACGGCAGAGCCCTCGACACTCTATAATCTTCCGCCTCAGCCTGGCCTCAAAATCTGGCTGAGGGCTTGAATTTAAAATTGTAAACCTGATTCAGCCCCTTGCATGAGCTTTGTGCAAGGGGCTGTTTTTATGTAATTGAAGGCGTAGTGTTGCTTTTCTGATGACTTTGCTTTTAAGTATTCAATAAGAGCAAATCTCAACCGCTGTCGTTCTGCTACACAAAAAAAGTGGCAGATGATAGATTCAGAAAGGCAAACGACCATGCGAAGCTTCCCTCTTGCGCTGGCTTTACTGACCAGTCTCTTTCTTACGAACGGGTTCACAGCAGCGGCTCAGACGGCTGCATCAACGTCTCTCGCGCGACCCAACATCATCGTGGTGCTCTGCGATGACCTGGGCTACGGCGACCTGGCCTGCTACGGTCATACAGTCATTCAAAGCCCGAATATCGATCGCTTTGCGAAAGATGGACTGAAACTGACCAGCTGTTATGCCGCACATCCCAACTGTTCCCCATCGCGAACCGGACTGATGACCGGCCGCACTCCGTTCCGCGTGGGCGTTTATAACTGGATTCCCATGCTCTCGCCCATGCATGTCCGCAAACGGGAAATTACCATCGCGACTTTACTGCGCCAGGCCGGTTACGCGACCTGCCACGTCGGCAAATGGCATCTCAATGGGATGTTCAACATGGTGGGACAGCCACAGCCTTCCGATCACGGATTCGATCACTGGTTCTCCACACAGAACAACGCCCTGCCCACACACGAGAACCCGTTTAACTTCGTGCGCAACGCCAAACCAGTTGGCCCGCTGCAAGGTTACGCGTCGCAACTGGTGGCTGACGAAGCAGAGCAGTGGCTGACAAAACTGCGTGATAAAGAAAAGCCATTCTTCATGTTTGTCTGTTTTCATGAGCCCCACGAACCAATCGCCAGTGCTGAGCGTTTTCGTAAGCTGTATACCGCGCCCGAAGGTTCCACCCTGCCCGCGCATCACGGCAATGTCACGCAGATGGACGATGCCTTTGGTCGCATTCTGAAAACACTGGAGGACCAGAGGTTGCGGGAAAACACACTGATCATCTTCACCAGCGACAACGGACCGGCCATCACCAGACGGCATCCCCATGGTTCTGCAGGCCCACTGCGGGATAAAAAAGGGGCAACGTACGAAGGGGGAATTCGTGTGCCCGGCATCATTCAGTGGCCCGATCATGTCCAACCGGGAACGACCAGTGATGTTCCCGTATGCGGTGTCGATATCCTGCCGACCCTGTGTGCAGTAGCGGACATCCCGGCACCGGCTGATCGCGTGCTGGATGGAACCAACATTCTTCCACTGCTGGAAGGCAAACCGATCCAGCGGGAAAAGCCGCTCTACTGGCAGTTCAACCGTGCCAAAAACGATGCCAAAGTCGCGATCCGTGATGGTGAATGGAAACTGCTGGCGAAGCTAAATGTCCCCAGCCCCAAACCATCCGGCGGAATCACAGCGGAAGAAATCGACGCCGTCAAAAATGCGAAGCTGGAAGGGTTCGAACTGTATCACATCCAGAGTGATATCGCTGAGACCACCGACCGTGCCGAAAGCGAACCGGAAATCCTGGAAAAAATGAAACAGCAGATGCAGGAGATTTTTGCAGAAGTCCAGGCGGAAGCGCCCCGCTGGCCTGAGTGGGAATTTGCCCGCTACGAAGGGAAAATCCTCTCCGAATATTACCGCAAACAGGAAGCAGCAGAGAAACAGAAAAAGAAGAAGCAGCCTTAATCACAATTGAGACTGTTCTGTTACCGGATAAAAAAACAGCCCGTTTCCAGTTTATAGAAACGGGCTGTGTCTGTTTCAGAAACCTGTATTAATGGTTGAACAGGAATTCGCGGCTGTTGCTGATAGCCCACATCACATCCTGGTAACCTTCGCGTTTATCTTTGGAGGTCTTCACGATCTGATCACAGTGGGCCAGTTCCTGTTTCGTCGGATAACGGCTGAAGGCGGCCAGATACATTTCGGTGAAGACTTCATGATCGGGGGCCTTGGCTTTTAACAGTGATTCGATCCGTCCATTCTTCGTCGCCAGCTTGGTGTTAATCAATTGGCCGTTAGCCACCTGCAGCACCTGCGCCAGGTTCGGTTGACTGGCGCGTTCGCATTCACAGGTAATCACACGCTTGGGACGTCCCAGCGTATCCAGGAAGTAAGAACTGTAATTCGGGTCCGGCAATTCGATCGCCCGGGTTCCCTGCGGAACACCACGAAAGCGTTCCTGGGCACCGGTCAGATCATCCAGCGCATCCAGCATGACTTCCGCCGGCAGTCGCTTGACGTTGTAATGCGTATAAAAGCGGGTGTTCGCCACATTTTGCGGTAACGGTTCTGATGAGAGTTGATACGCGCGGGAATTCATAATCACCCGCATCAGTTCTCTGAGGTTATAGC
The sequence above is a segment of the Gimesia algae genome. Coding sequences within it:
- a CDS encoding type II secretion system protein, which encodes MTKATLQQNRRAGFTLVEVMIVVVILGILAATVLPQFISTNDDAKESVLVQDLQTLRSQIQVYKFQHDGKYPADGSTDTDDFRDSLLLSSDKDGTTGAVGTKPLGPYLIGSVPPNPFTGGRGIMIVTDVAATTPDESAKDGTETVGWIYNPATGLIKGNNSGNAADGRALDTL
- a CDS encoding sulfatase-like hydrolase/transferase produces the protein MRSFPLALALLTSLFLTNGFTAAAQTAASTSLARPNIIVVLCDDLGYGDLACYGHTVIQSPNIDRFAKDGLKLTSCYAAHPNCSPSRTGLMTGRTPFRVGVYNWIPMLSPMHVRKREITIATLLRQAGYATCHVGKWHLNGMFNMVGQPQPSDHGFDHWFSTQNNALPTHENPFNFVRNAKPVGPLQGYASQLVADEAEQWLTKLRDKEKPFFMFVCFHEPHEPIASAERFRKLYTAPEGSTLPAHHGNVTQMDDAFGRILKTLEDQRLRENTLIIFTSDNGPAITRRHPHGSAGPLRDKKGATYEGGIRVPGIIQWPDHVQPGTTSDVPVCGVDILPTLCAVADIPAPADRVLDGTNILPLLEGKPIQREKPLYWQFNRAKNDAKVAIRDGEWKLLAKLNVPSPKPSGGITAEEIDAVKNAKLEGFELYHIQSDIAETTDRAESEPEILEKMKQQMQEIFAEVQAEAPRWPEWEFARYEGKILSEYYRKQEAAEKQKKKKQP